Proteins co-encoded in one Thermomicrobiales bacterium genomic window:
- a CDS encoding ABC transporter substrate-binding protein, whose protein sequence is MANANPEGHLVVAVPFDAQGFNEVWRNYTGAGGYFAANNIYSRLVVLDVFESGDIHPDLADSWDILDGGARYVFHLNRDARWHDGTPVTAHDVAYTYSEVLKHGYHGLSWLQDIDTVDVIDDHTVACRLKAPNAAFLAQLGAFVFTHILPKHLYDGTDWATNPHNFDPVGSGPFRFEQWVPGERIELVANPDYFGEGPYVEHITYRIIPDTDDAFRLLEAGEVHFVVQDVPCQQVEEYRAKPGVDVMFHPGNSIAFVAFNWQKPMFEDHRVREAIARAIDRGPIADGVCSLATAPSHYYLERVDWAFNPDAVAPGYDPAESERLLDEAGYRRDDAGVRFRVGLAYRSLYSHYGVAANIMAEQLARIGIVAEIESVDPVGWKERFQEAGDFDLILDSGDIGPDPQLMASFLASDGPRNTMRYHNAAVDAAFLAGRATVDRAERGRHYRALQDALAADIARVPFLQHGEHLPYRTELTGWSWSDGVRGTVPFWYHGLVRKA, encoded by the coding sequence GTGGCCAACGCGAACCCCGAGGGGCATCTCGTCGTTGCGGTGCCGTTCGATGCACAGGGTTTCAACGAAGTCTGGCGCAATTACACCGGCGCTGGCGGCTACTTCGCGGCGAACAATATCTACAGTCGACTCGTCGTTCTCGATGTCTTCGAGAGCGGTGACATTCACCCCGACCTTGCGGATTCCTGGGATATCCTCGACGGTGGCGCTCGCTACGTCTTCCACCTCAACCGTGACGCCCGCTGGCACGACGGCACACCCGTTACTGCCCACGATGTCGCCTACACCTACTCCGAAGTGCTGAAGCACGGCTACCACGGACTCTCCTGGCTCCAGGACATTGACACCGTCGATGTCATCGACGACCACACCGTCGCGTGCCGGCTGAAGGCGCCCAACGCAGCCTTTCTGGCCCAGCTTGGCGCGTTCGTCTTCACCCACATCCTGCCGAAGCACCTCTACGACGGAACCGACTGGGCCACGAACCCGCACAACTTCGATCCCGTCGGAAGTGGCCCATTCCGCTTCGAGCAGTGGGTCCCTGGCGAGCGTATCGAGCTCGTCGCGAACCCTGACTACTTTGGCGAAGGGCCATACGTCGAACACATCACCTACCGGATCATCCCCGACACCGACGACGCCTTTCGGCTGCTGGAGGCCGGCGAGGTCCATTTCGTCGTCCAGGATGTTCCCTGCCAGCAGGTCGAGGAGTATCGCGCCAAGCCCGGCGTCGACGTGATGTTCCACCCGGGTAATTCGATTGCCTTCGTCGCGTTCAACTGGCAAAAGCCGATGTTCGAAGACCATCGCGTCCGCGAGGCAATTGCTCGCGCCATAGACCGTGGGCCGATTGCCGACGGCGTCTGCTCGCTCGCGACGGCGCCCTCTCACTACTACCTGGAGCGGGTGGACTGGGCATTCAATCCCGATGCTGTTGCGCCCGGATACGACCCCGCCGAGTCTGAGCGTCTGTTGGACGAGGCTGGCTATCGGCGGGACGACGCCGGTGTTCGATTCCGCGTTGGCCTCGCCTATCGCTCGCTCTATTCGCACTACGGCGTCGCCGCGAACATCATGGCCGAGCAGCTCGCCCGCATCGGGATCGTTGCCGAGATCGAGTCCGTCGATCCGGTTGGCTGGAAAGAGCGGTTCCAGGAGGCCGGCGACTTCGATCTGATCCTCGATAGCGGCGACATCGGCCCCGACCCGCAGCTCATGGCGAGCTTCCTCGCGTCCGATGGTCCGCGAAACACCATGCGCTATCACAACGCTGCCGTCGATGCCGCCTTCCTGGCCGGCCGCGCCACCGTCGATCGTGCCGAGCGGGGCCGCCACTATCGCGCCCTCCAGGATGCCCTGGCTGCCGATATCGCTCGTGTTCCCTTCCTCCAGCATGGTGAGCACCTCCCCTACCGCACGGAGCTCACCGGCTGGTCATGGTCCGACGGCGTTCGCGGGACTGTTCCATTCTGGTATCACGGGCTCGTTCGTAAGGCATGA
- the queF gene encoding preQ(1) synthase translates to MSSSLLGATPTAAANELQIFPNPNPERDYTIEIHTPEFTCLCPVTGQPDFAEITLRYIPDQLCVELKSLKLYFWSFRNEGAFHEAVTNQILDEVVNKIAPREATVIGQFNVRGGLYTTVTATYSAPDRA, encoded by the coding sequence ATGTCATCCAGCCTGCTTGGCGCAACCCCGACTGCGGCCGCGAACGAGCTGCAGATCTTTCCCAACCCGAACCCCGAGCGCGACTACACCATCGAGATCCACACGCCGGAGTTCACCTGCCTCTGTCCGGTCACCGGCCAGCCCGACTTCGCCGAGATCACCCTGCGGTACATCCCAGATCAGCTCTGTGTTGAGCTCAAATCGCTCAAGCTCTACTTCTGGTCGTTCCGTAACGAAGGCGCGTTCCACGAAGCGGTCACCAACCAGATACTGGACGAAGTCGTCAACAAGATCGCCCCGCGTGAGGCGACCGTTATCGGTCAGTTCAACGTGCGTGGTGGCCTCTACACGACGGTTACCGCGACCTACTCAGCGCCCGATCGCGCCTAG
- a CDS encoding aminotransferase class I/II-fold pyridoxal phosphate-dependent enzyme translates to MDQRDAPFIEALQQYAGTAAVPFSTPGHKRGAGAPATLRQLLPDALACDIPHGGGVDTTHLSKGLLREAEKLAAAAYGSDEARFLVNGSTTGNLAMLMAAAQDGETVLVSRMLHKSLMAGLIYSGARPVFLTPEIETARNLPLAITPGRIADALASHPDAKAVVLASPSYVGVSCDLAEIARVCHEAGKPLLVDEAWGPHFHFHPALPLSAMQAGADAGVSSTHKMLAALTQGSTLVMRHGRVDVERMSTIVDMAQTTSPSALIYASLDASRRQMALDGEWLLGRTIELANDLRDRLGALSGLAVIGPEIIGGHPGVQLDPTRVVVDVHQLGWTGYEAEDYLRDEHGVYVEMSDLLSVMLLVTIGDSAESIGRAARGFSMLAARPRPARHSTAARSVGELLFAGVAELTPREAFMGQTRAVAIPEAHGEISAEAITPYPPGIPIVAPGERISAATIDYLRVGIAEGMYISGMADSTFETVRVVK, encoded by the coding sequence ATGGATCAGCGGGACGCGCCATTCATCGAGGCACTGCAACAATATGCCGGGACTGCAGCCGTGCCATTCTCAACACCGGGCCATAAGCGCGGAGCCGGCGCCCCGGCGACCCTGCGACAACTGCTTCCCGACGCGCTCGCTTGCGACATCCCGCACGGCGGCGGAGTGGACACGACCCACCTGTCGAAAGGACTGCTGCGCGAGGCGGAGAAGCTGGCGGCGGCGGCGTATGGAAGCGACGAGGCGCGGTTCCTGGTAAACGGGAGCACGACTGGCAACCTCGCGATGCTGATGGCGGCGGCGCAGGATGGCGAGACCGTGCTGGTCAGCAGAATGCTGCACAAATCGCTGATGGCCGGCCTGATATATAGCGGCGCTCGACCGGTCTTTCTGACGCCCGAGATCGAGACGGCACGGAATCTGCCGCTGGCTATCACTCCGGGACGTATCGCTGACGCGCTGGCGAGCCACCCCGACGCGAAGGCCGTCGTGCTCGCGAGTCCGTCATACGTCGGGGTGAGCTGCGACCTGGCTGAGATCGCCCGCGTCTGCCACGAGGCCGGCAAGCCGCTGCTGGTGGACGAAGCCTGGGGGCCACACTTCCACTTTCACCCGGCGCTGCCCTTGTCGGCGATGCAGGCCGGCGCGGACGCGGGGGTATCGAGTACTCACAAGATGCTGGCAGCTCTCACGCAGGGCTCGACGCTGGTCATGCGCCACGGACGGGTCGATGTCGAGCGGATGAGCACGATCGTGGACATGGCGCAAACGACAAGCCCGTCGGCCCTGATCTATGCCTCGCTCGACGCGAGCCGACGACAGATGGCGCTGGACGGAGAGTGGCTTCTCGGGCGGACGATCGAGCTGGCTAACGACCTGCGCGATCGGTTGGGAGCGCTTTCGGGATTAGCGGTTATCGGACCGGAGATCATTGGAGGCCATCCGGGTGTTCAGCTGGACCCGACTCGCGTCGTGGTGGATGTGCATCAACTAGGCTGGACCGGCTACGAGGCGGAGGATTATCTCCGCGACGAGCACGGGGTCTATGTCGAGATGAGCGACCTGCTGAGCGTGATGCTGCTGGTTACGATCGGAGACAGCGCAGAGTCAATCGGGCGGGCAGCCCGGGGGTTTTCGATGCTGGCAGCGCGCCCGCGCCCGGCAAGGCACTCCACCGCCGCGCGCTCTGTCGGGGAGCTGCTGTTCGCCGGCGTCGCGGAGCTGACTCCCCGTGAGGCGTTCATGGGGCAAACCCGCGCGGTGGCGATCCCGGAGGCGCACGGGGAGATCAGCGCCGAGGCAATCACACCGTACCCGCCGGGCATCCCCATTGTCGCGCCAGGAGAACGGATATCCGCAGCGACGATCGACTATCTTCGCGTCGGGATCGCCGAGGGCATGTACATTTCCGGAATGGCGGATTCGACGTTCGAGACTGTGCGAGTGGTGAAGTGA
- a CDS encoding IS630 family transposase: MSGKPDAGFVAAMEDVLDVYARPIDPLRPLVCFDESGKALRGDVRPSQPAGPGHALREDPAYIRHGSANLFLWCAPHLGQRGITVTERRTRVDWAVAMRHLVDEVFPTAERIVVVLDNLNIHADHSLYAAFPPREAKRIRDKLELHYTPKHASWLNIAELEFSALVRQCLDQRIPTPTDLQQAVDAWTTRRNSRAKPVQWHFMVEHARIKLRRLYPVPELDTSC; this comes from the coding sequence CTGTCCGGGAAGCCTGATGCGGGATTCGTCGCAGCCATGGAAGATGTGCTCGACGTCTATGCTCGACCGATCGACCCACTGCGTCCACTAGTCTGCTTTGACGAGAGTGGCAAAGCACTCCGGGGCGATGTCCGTCCCAGTCAGCCAGCTGGACCCGGTCACGCGCTGCGGGAAGATCCGGCCTATATCCGCCACGGCAGTGCCAACCTCTTTCTCTGGTGTGCGCCCCATCTTGGACAGCGAGGCATCACCGTCACCGAGCGGCGCACCCGGGTCGACTGGGCCGTCGCCATGCGCCATCTCGTCGATGAGGTCTTCCCGACGGCGGAGCGGATCGTGGTGGTGCTCGACAATCTCAACATCCATGCCGACCACTCACTCTATGCGGCGTTCCCGCCCCGGGAGGCAAAGCGCATTCGCGACAAGCTGGAACTGCATTACACCCCCAAGCATGCTTCGTGGCTGAACATCGCCGAACTGGAGTTTAGTGCGCTGGTGCGCCAATGTCTGGATCAGCGCATCCCCACGCCGACGGACTTGCAGCAGGCGGTTGATGCCTGGACAACCCGGCGCAACAGCCGCGCCAAACCGGTGCAATGGCACTTCATGGTGGAGCACGCACGCATCAAATTGCGCCGGCTGTATCCGGTCCCTGAACTGGACACTTCATGCTAG
- a CDS encoding CpXC domain-containing protein translates to MNDQTTAEATDREERLKTAYTETELRCPNCRATWSPVVANFVNFGTDPKGREGMLRKAMHHAYCPACKYHIEVDHIFCAYDPDRNLVIQVRPAWEFKAGGGEEIYWSRLENLVEKWADVDVQVDIVFGFDELIEKHLGGQEAAEAAIERARQEREQDLASGDLAPGVVRDVETA, encoded by the coding sequence ATGAACGACCAGACGACTGCCGAGGCCACCGATCGTGAGGAACGACTGAAGACCGCGTACACCGAGACCGAGTTGCGCTGCCCGAACTGTCGCGCTACCTGGTCACCGGTCGTCGCCAACTTCGTCAACTTCGGGACCGATCCGAAGGGCCGCGAGGGCATGTTGCGCAAGGCGATGCACCACGCCTACTGCCCCGCTTGCAAATACCATATCGAAGTGGATCATATCTTCTGCGCCTACGATCCGGACCGCAATCTGGTCATCCAGGTCCGGCCCGCGTGGGAGTTCAAGGCCGGCGGCGGCGAGGAGATCTACTGGAGTCGCCTGGAGAATCTCGTCGAGAAATGGGCCGACGTAGATGTGCAGGTTGACATCGTCTTCGGCTTCGACGAGCTCATCGAGAAGCATCTCGGTGGCCAGGAGGCCGCTGAGGCAGCGATCGAGCGCGCCCGACAGGAGCGCGAGCAGGACCTCGCCTCCGGTGACCTCGCGCCTGGCGTTGTCCGCGACGTCGAGACTGCCTGA
- a CDS encoding helix-turn-helix domain-containing protein — protein sequence MPGYGQFCPVAKAAEVFAERWTPLIMREILLGSRHFNELERGLPRISRSVLSQRLKSLERDGIIERHATHGGRIVEYVPTPAGEELFDVIQMLGAWGARWMNREIQPEDIDVDLLMWDMHRRISLDLLPARRIVVEIQFTGLSSRRYWLLLERSGASVCVTDPGFDVDLAITADTMTLHRVWVGHQEIGSALRAHSIEIDDPSGLQHAFPTWLQLSMLAHVTPAVMTA from the coding sequence ATGCCCGGATACGGTCAGTTCTGCCCGGTCGCCAAGGCGGCCGAGGTCTTCGCCGAGCGGTGGACTCCACTGATCATGCGCGAGATCCTCCTCGGCAGCCGTCACTTCAACGAGCTCGAACGCGGCTTGCCGCGGATCTCGCGCTCCGTTCTGTCCCAACGATTGAAATCGCTCGAGCGTGACGGCATCATCGAGCGTCACGCGACGCACGGCGGCCGCATCGTTGAGTACGTCCCCACCCCCGCTGGCGAAGAGCTGTTCGACGTGATCCAGATGCTCGGCGCATGGGGAGCGCGCTGGATGAACCGCGAGATTCAGCCGGAAGATATCGACGTCGATCTGTTGATGTGGGATATGCACCGTCGCATCAGCCTCGACCTTCTCCCTGCGCGGCGGATTGTCGTCGAGATCCAGTTCACCGGTCTCTCCTCGCGGCGTTACTGGCTGTTGCTCGAGCGCTCCGGGGCGTCAGTCTGTGTGACCGACCCGGGATTCGATGTCGATCTGGCGATCACCGCTGACACGATGACGCTCCATCGCGTCTGGGTTGGCCATCAGGAGATTGGGTCAGCCCTCCGGGCCCACTCAATCGAAATCGACGACCCGTCGGGTCTCCAGCATGCCTTCCCGACCTGGCTCCAGCTCAGCATGCTTGCCCACGTGACTCCTGCCGTGATGACGGCCTGA
- a CDS encoding HAD family phosphatase produces MSKIEAVLFDMDGVLIDSEPVHFQMMVETLDAHGLPTPNDAEWEEFLVGRPDRDGLTDWLLGHRIDADIGALMADKLERMTARFDELVAPCDDGQWLARELARRGMPLAVVTGARRAELDIVLKRFDLGNVFAATISADDVRTGKPEPEPFLAGAAALGVSATACAVIEDAVPGLRAAEAAGMRPFVVDRGGDPARFVTVTPFSALDSRVLTVLLELAGIGSARHERDGLDLQR; encoded by the coding sequence ATGTCGAAGATCGAGGCGGTGCTGTTCGATATGGATGGGGTGCTGATCGACTCGGAGCCGGTCCACTTCCAGATGATGGTCGAAACATTGGACGCACACGGGCTGCCGACGCCGAACGACGCCGAGTGGGAGGAATTCCTCGTTGGCCGGCCCGACCGCGACGGACTGACCGACTGGTTGCTGGGTCACCGCATCGACGCCGACATCGGAGCGTTGATGGCCGACAAGCTGGAGCGAATGACGGCGCGTTTCGACGAGCTGGTGGCGCCGTGTGACGACGGGCAGTGGCTCGCGCGCGAGCTCGCTCGACGGGGGATGCCACTCGCGGTCGTCACAGGCGCGCGCCGGGCAGAGCTGGACATCGTGCTGAAGCGGTTCGATCTCGGCAATGTCTTCGCCGCGACGATCAGCGCGGACGACGTGCGGACCGGCAAGCCGGAACCCGAGCCATTTCTCGCGGGAGCAGCCGCGCTCGGCGTGTCCGCGACCGCGTGTGCGGTGATCGAGGATGCTGTGCCGGGGCTGCGCGCGGCCGAAGCGGCGGGAATGCGCCCGTTCGTCGTCGACCGAGGCGGTGACCCCGCTCGATTCGTCACGGTCACGCCGTTCTCAGCGCTCGATAGTCGTGTGCTGACGGTATTGCTGGAGCTGGCTGGGATCGGATCAGCGCGACACGAACGCGACGGACTCGACCTCCAACGATAG
- a CDS encoding haloacid dehalogenase-like hydrolase has translation MSRQRGLVLFDIDGTILIAGDRHHGAAFTHAFEQVYGRPVTLEGVPLAGMLDAQIARILFERHGLDIDEAGMRLDEMMSAMGLRYAETIAGSNLRERLLPGVTEAVLAAHHHGWAVGALTGNGRAVGEAKLRGVGLGMLISFGAWGDRAIERGHLVDEAIGAALRATGVRYAPSETVLVGDTPADIAAARLGGARVVAVATGRFDLSALEPHRPDALLGDLSDTDSFVEAIDRALG, from the coding sequence ATGAGCCGACAGCGCGGGCTGGTCCTGTTTGACATCGACGGGACGATCCTCATTGCCGGCGACCGCCACCACGGCGCGGCGTTCACCCACGCTTTCGAGCAGGTCTATGGCCGGCCGGTGACGCTGGAAGGCGTCCCGCTGGCCGGCATGCTCGATGCCCAGATCGCCCGCATTCTCTTCGAGCGCCATGGGCTGGACATCGACGAGGCAGGCATGCGCCTGGACGAGATGATGTCGGCGATGGGTCTGCGCTATGCGGAGACCATTGCCGGCAGCAACCTCCGCGAACGACTGCTGCCCGGAGTCACCGAGGCAGTCCTGGCCGCCCACCATCATGGATGGGCGGTTGGGGCGCTCACTGGAAACGGGCGCGCGGTCGGCGAGGCGAAACTGCGCGGCGTTGGCCTCGGCATGCTCATCTCCTTCGGCGCGTGGGGCGACCGGGCCATCGAGCGCGGACATCTGGTGGATGAAGCAATCGGCGCAGCCCTGCGGGCGACCGGAGTGCGCTATGCGCCGTCCGAGACCGTCCTGGTTGGCGACACTCCAGCGGACATCGCCGCCGCGCGCCTGGGTGGAGCGCGCGTTGTCGCTGTCGCGACGGGCCGGTTCGACCTCTCCGCGCTGGAGCCCCATCGACCCGACGCGCTGCTCGGCGACCTGTCCGACACTGACTCGTTCGTCGAAGCGATCGACCGCGCGCTCGGCTGA
- a CDS encoding M20/M25/M40 family metallo-hydrolase — translation MSAGISAQVNWDSVRDEVTTHLQDLIRFETVNPPGNEIQVATHLRDVVSTVGLSSHILESDPGRASFVTRIGGEGKGRPLMLMAHSDVVSVEADKWQHPPFAADIADGMIWGRGAVDTKNLVASELLVMLLIRRMGLTLDRDLIMCTFADEEAGGRYGATWMWENHRDLIDAEVAINEGGGNAIEIAGKRFYLCQTGEKGGARMRIVARAEPGHASVPRDDTAMLRMGRALVKLSQHTFPTVMTSSVDMMLRTFQTALGDRGSVVDEILADPTWDNLNRLPLSDFEKLSLRATTRNTAVPTIIHGGHRINVIPGEVDCDVDGRILPGQDPDAFRAEVQQLLGDEVAIVGSGGAAGIEADPASPLFDTIRAVMGDVDPGSDVAPFLVSGGTDAKSIPGVKVYGFNPAPYSVAEMNGAHNHDERVAIDNLLFATKALFEIVVRYCSARA, via the coding sequence ATGTCCGCAGGAATCAGCGCCCAGGTCAACTGGGACAGCGTGCGTGACGAAGTCACAACCCACCTTCAGGATCTGATCCGATTCGAGACGGTCAATCCGCCGGGGAACGAGATTCAGGTCGCAACTCATCTGCGTGATGTGGTCTCTACGGTGGGACTGTCTTCTCACATCCTCGAAAGCGATCCCGGCCGCGCCTCATTCGTGACCCGTATCGGGGGCGAGGGCAAGGGCCGGCCGCTGATGCTGATGGCCCACAGCGATGTCGTTTCCGTCGAGGCCGACAAGTGGCAGCATCCGCCCTTCGCCGCCGACATCGCCGACGGGATGATCTGGGGACGCGGAGCAGTTGACACCAAGAACCTCGTAGCCTCCGAGCTGCTCGTGATGCTCCTCATCAGGCGAATGGGCCTGACGCTCGACCGTGACCTGATTATGTGCACGTTCGCCGACGAGGAAGCTGGTGGCCGGTACGGCGCAACCTGGATGTGGGAGAACCATCGCGACCTGATCGATGCCGAGGTCGCGATCAACGAGGGCGGCGGCAACGCCATCGAGATCGCCGGAAAGCGCTTCTACCTCTGCCAGACCGGCGAAAAGGGTGGCGCACGAATGCGGATTGTCGCCCGCGCCGAGCCGGGCCACGCCTCCGTCCCGCGCGACGACACCGCGATGCTCCGGATGGGCCGCGCGCTGGTGAAGCTCTCTCAGCATACGTTCCCGACGGTCATGACGTCATCGGTCGATATGATGTTGAGGACCTTCCAGACTGCGCTCGGCGATCGCGGCAGCGTTGTCGATGAGATCCTGGCTGATCCGACCTGGGACAATCTCAATCGCCTGCCGCTCAGTGATTTCGAAAAGCTCTCGCTCCGCGCGACCACCCGCAATACCGCCGTCCCGACCATCATCCACGGTGGCCATCGCATTAACGTGATCCCCGGCGAGGTGGACTGCGATGTCGATGGTCGCATCCTCCCCGGGCAGGATCCCGACGCATTCCGCGCCGAGGTTCAGCAACTTCTTGGCGACGAAGTCGCGATTGTTGGCAGTGGTGGCGCCGCGGGCATCGAGGCCGATCCTGCCTCGCCGCTCTTCGACACGATCCGCGCCGTCATGGGCGATGTCGACCCTGGGTCGGATGTCGCGCCGTTCCTCGTTTCCGGAGGCACCGACGCCAAGTCGATCCCCGGTGTAAAGGTCTACGGCTTCAACCCGGCGCCGTATTCCGTGGCGGAGATGAACGGCGCTCACAATCACGACGAGCGGGTGGCAATCGACAATCTGCTCTTCGCGACCAAAGCGCTATTCGAGATCGTTGTCCGCTACTGTTCGGCGCGCGCATGA
- a CDS encoding acyl-CoA dehydrogenase family protein, with protein MTTMVNRATVSGEIVPFRPTPLEAGDDRFVELARGLAAEFATRAAAHDHENTYVGENYDRMKASGYTRLGIPEPLGGLGASMRQVIYAQAELGTGCGSTALAIAMHLYSTLALSYRWRHGASDAGAALKKIAGNNLILMTSGGSDGIYPSGTATRIEGGYLISGHKVFCSQVQGADLITTMARYDDPEDGPIVLMMALPIRQPGIEIVETWDTLGMRGTQSHDLTLTDVFVADEQISARKAWGRNDAPLRSALAHFAPTVAAVYWGIAAGARDEAVRVIAGRRGPAGAAVENPMTQRQVGLMDTKLRTAWWALAGALTELGDDFPLDERTVNTVVVAKREVVTAASDVVNLAMSVTGGSAYFRRSPIERAYRDARAGEFHPLTPEKTLLYAGRTALGQDVNDIW; from the coding sequence ATGACGACAATGGTCAACCGTGCGACGGTGTCCGGTGAAATCGTTCCATTTCGCCCGACGCCACTGGAGGCCGGAGACGATCGTTTCGTCGAGCTGGCGCGGGGGCTTGCGGCGGAGTTCGCAACCCGCGCAGCAGCGCACGATCACGAGAATACGTATGTCGGTGAGAACTACGACCGGATGAAGGCGTCCGGCTACACACGACTCGGAATCCCGGAGCCGCTTGGAGGGCTTGGCGCGTCGATGCGGCAGGTCATCTACGCACAGGCCGAGCTTGGAACAGGGTGTGGATCAACCGCCCTCGCAATCGCAATGCACTTGTACAGCACGCTGGCCTTGAGCTATCGCTGGAGACACGGCGCGAGTGACGCTGGCGCGGCGTTGAAGAAGATCGCAGGAAACAACCTGATCCTGATGACGAGCGGCGGATCGGACGGGATCTACCCCTCAGGTACGGCGACACGGATCGAGGGCGGCTACCTGATTTCTGGCCACAAGGTGTTCTGCAGTCAGGTTCAGGGAGCGGATCTTATCACTACGATGGCGCGATACGACGACCCGGAAGACGGGCCGATCGTGCTGATGATGGCGCTGCCGATCCGCCAACCCGGAATCGAGATCGTCGAGACGTGGGACACACTCGGCATGCGGGGCACGCAGAGCCACGATCTGACGCTGACCGACGTGTTCGTGGCAGACGAGCAGATCTCGGCGCGGAAAGCATGGGGACGAAATGACGCGCCGCTCCGCTCGGCACTGGCGCACTTTGCACCGACGGTGGCGGCAGTGTATTGGGGCATCGCGGCTGGCGCGCGGGATGAGGCAGTTCGAGTGATCGCTGGTCGGCGTGGCCCGGCCGGCGCGGCGGTGGAGAACCCGATGACACAGCGGCAAGTAGGGCTGATGGACACAAAACTTCGAACTGCCTGGTGGGCGCTGGCCGGCGCGCTAACGGAGCTGGGCGATGACTTTCCGCTCGACGAGCGCACGGTGAACACGGTCGTGGTCGCGAAGCGAGAGGTCGTGACTGCCGCATCCGATGTGGTGAACCTCGCGATGTCAGTCACTGGCGGAAGCGCGTATTTCCGGCGCTCACCGATCGAGCGTGCCTACCGGGATGCGCGGGCTGGTGAGTTTCATCCGCTGACACCGGAGAAGACGCTGCTCTACGCTGGTCGAACAGCGCTGGGCCAGGATGTGAACGACATCTGGTAG
- a CDS encoding helix-turn-helix domain-containing protein has translation MSNKQHVVRLTAAERTELRQLIETGSAHARRLKRARILLKADASIAGPRWTDVQIAEALECSPRTVARLRERCCREGLAASLGRRPSTRVYRRRFDGAAEARLTTLACSPAPAGAARWTLRLLADTVVEQEIVPQVCPETVRMTLKKTSSSRG, from the coding sequence ATGAGTAATAAGCAACACGTGGTACGGCTGACGGCAGCGGAACGAACGGAATTGCGCCAGCTCATTGAGACAGGGTCCGCCCATGCCAGGCGCCTTAAACGCGCCCGCATCCTGCTCAAAGCCGATGCCAGTATCGCCGGACCACGGTGGACCGATGTCCAGATTGCGGAGGCACTGGAATGCAGTCCCCGGACGGTCGCGCGACTCCGGGAACGATGCTGTCGTGAGGGTCTGGCCGCCAGTCTGGGGCGACGTCCCTCGACACGGGTCTATCGGCGACGCTTTGATGGCGCAGCGGAAGCCCGGCTGACCACGCTTGCTTGTAGTCCTGCACCAGCGGGTGCTGCCCGCTGGACGCTGCGCTTGCTGGCCGATACCGTGGTGGAGCAGGAGATTGTCCCCCAGGTGTGCCCGGAGACGGTCCGCATGACACTTAAAAAAACGTCCTCAAGCCGTGGCTGA